The following proteins are co-located in the Micromonospora viridifaciens genome:
- the corA gene encoding magnesium/cobalt transporter CorA: MPAKRRTPLRGGLRRRPVRADRPGSITPTRDMPVAAPAPPASRLVDSAVYTHGHRYASPKSLAETYQCLHEQDNAMAWIGLYRPDADQIASLAQEFKLHDLAVEDAITAHQRPKLERYGETLFVVLRAARYVDSLEEVEFSELHLFIGPGFVITVRHGEAPDLAAVRRRMEADPQMLARGPEAVLYAILDQVVDGYAPVVAGLENDIDEIETEVFGGDPRVSRRSYELIREVIEFQRAARPLLGVLGALSAGFAKYGTEEELQRYLRDVADHLTQVVERVDGFRHLLQNILTVNATLVSQQQNEEMRSLTAASYAQNEEIKKISSWAAILFAPTLIGTVYGMNFEHMPELKWHYGYLFAIILMALVCTALYLIFKRRNWL, translated from the coding sequence ATGCCCGCGAAGCGCCGCACGCCACTGCGCGGCGGACTGCGCCGCCGCCCGGTCCGCGCCGACCGCCCCGGCAGCATCACGCCCACCCGGGACATGCCCGTCGCCGCCCCCGCCCCGCCGGCCAGCCGGCTCGTGGACAGCGCCGTCTACACCCACGGCCACCGGTACGCCTCCCCGAAGAGCCTGGCGGAGACCTACCAGTGCCTGCACGAGCAGGACAACGCGATGGCCTGGATCGGCCTCTACCGGCCCGACGCCGACCAGATCGCCTCGCTGGCACAGGAGTTCAAGCTGCACGACCTGGCCGTCGAGGACGCCATCACCGCGCACCAGCGGCCCAAACTGGAACGCTACGGCGAGACCCTCTTCGTCGTGCTGCGCGCCGCCCGCTACGTCGACTCGCTCGAAGAGGTCGAGTTCAGCGAGCTGCACCTGTTCATCGGCCCCGGGTTCGTCATCACCGTCCGACACGGCGAGGCGCCCGACCTCGCCGCCGTGCGGCGGCGCATGGAAGCCGACCCGCAGATGCTCGCCCGCGGCCCCGAGGCCGTCCTGTACGCGATCCTCGACCAGGTCGTCGACGGCTACGCCCCGGTCGTCGCCGGGCTGGAGAACGACATCGACGAGATCGAGACCGAGGTCTTCGGCGGCGACCCGAGGGTCAGCCGCCGCAGCTACGAACTCATCCGTGAGGTCATCGAGTTCCAGCGCGCGGCCCGCCCCCTGCTCGGCGTGCTCGGCGCCCTGAGCGCCGGCTTCGCCAAGTACGGCACCGAGGAGGAACTGCAGCGCTACCTGCGCGACGTGGCAGACCACCTCACCCAGGTCGTGGAGCGCGTCGACGGGTTTCGCCACCTGCTGCAGAACATCCTCACCGTCAACGCGACCCTCGTCTCACAGCAGCAGAACGAGGAGATGCGCAGCCTCACCGCCGCCAGCTACGCACAGAACGAGGAGATCAAGAAAATCTCCTCGTGGGCCGCCATCCTGTTCGCTCCCACCCTCATCGGCACGGTGTACGGCATGAACTTCGAGCACATGCCGGAGCTGAAGTGGCATTACGGCTATCTTTTCGCCATCATCCTGATGGCCCTCGTCTGCACCGCCCTCTACCTGATCTTCAAGCGCCGCAACTGGCTCTGA
- a CDS encoding LamG-like jellyroll fold domain-containing protein, with translation MRSRVFGWMGTGRVPAWWRWTAYALILALTAGLIEAPAAPARAAVPAPQRQAPAAGKSPCPADRADDASAAVAAKLCGARVEVSNRRSETTQVFANPDGTYTEERSLAPVRFRDGGEWRAVDLDLVPQPDGSVAPKGHPGGLRFAGAVTGAGEHEVVSLGQDDARTSVSWNGPLPRPVLSGRTVTYPEVLPGVDLVFEAHATGYQQLFVVKDRAALARVRKLSLPMRTGKLTAAGDGMGGLLFKDRSGRAVARAQTPEMWDAEVLPQSLEHVRRGPVALRTVAKGAGRSVLELTPDAEFLAREDLRFPVTIDPPTSLSPAFDTFVQNGFTSDQSGSSELKLGYYSEGGSTGTARSYLRLTTSGIYDAQITSAKLKLWNYHSWSCTANQWEAWQTDYVDSSARWTNQPTARVKAGTSTETKGYSSSCADGWVYVDVTKALQSAASSHWPTTSLMVRATSETQGSWKRFHSAEGANPPLVTITYNTPPTAPTGLAVAPCYTACGAGARTASLRPTLSAKLADSNTTQALQAEFEVRNKATSATVATSGLRSGSPAWTNGATASWQVAVDLANNTTYQWRVRTKDPYGYSAWTGWTDLTVDTDKPGVPFVSATIYLNDGQPHGGAEQPDTFTFTPASGTTDLAAFVYKLDYESSATTVAATGTTKVTIAPRDGRRTLTVQAKDAAGNLSNANSYVFDAGNAALAQPLPGANVVRRTKVQVTTPVAGYTRAYFEYRRGPGGSVLPVPSANLTNAAGAPITATAASPVTLSSLGGHAIWNATDTLGLVGGVVELRAQIYTNTSTTPVYATPWVRITVDSSGGGGASEPIGPGEVNLLTGDFSLNETDVDVLGLAVTRTSASRDAGAGWQRMPERLTANQQQISTDLTGFTVASSSSAARSTARGQGEVTPVASLEITPVTTTSNDTYVAVGGDNGGLRLGMAAGKTYRMTGWIFVPSSTGLVPGYASRGLRIVGLYKVGANYFEVASPMAGFTEGWQELSVDMTVPAGATEAFFRLYNGMQGGSGKKVYWDNLSVTELVAPFGPAWSGGVSSGDDESAVDYTTLTFPQPSVAQVNTVDGGWITFSRNADGVSYTPEPGAEGLILTKYSSTAYRLTDIEGTVSEFTQQGGVWTLDSSWTPDSSSTTRYLYDTSGGRSLLKKVISPVEPGVDDANRCTGATPARGCEVLEYVYATSTTSGLSQSVFGDYTDRVSAVKLWSWDPTAAAVTAVEVARYAYDNLGQLRQVWDPRISPALKTAYGYDAAGRVNSTTPPGELPWTADHGNPDVDSAALRWDLDAGSGTTVADSSGSGRNGTMASGVNWTQGNDPNNPADRAANFTGVSGQQISVAGTALSNTASYTVSAWVRLTDKSTNRTVLSRDGSYTSAFLLNYVQLEDRWAFGRISSDSGTGTPIRAYSNAAPVLGQWTHLAGVYDTATGKMTLYVNGVAQSTTAATGGWNGSGNYAVGRSLWNGLPTNAWAGGIDDVRIYGKALAAAQVATLAGDEDPGRLLRVRRAALKAGTKSTTDGEVASNVVYRVPLTRAAGGPYDLSAAAAATWGQADVPTDATAVFDPEDNPGRNNATPSSPGTSGYPYATVHYLNANGQEVNTANPGGHIDTEEYDRFGNVIRTLSATDRALALGTLPDAATYLDELGLSGSDTASRAQALSTVNRYSSDGLTLLDTLGPTMTMVVEDGLADPDGTGPLAAVPAGAAVIGRTHTIRRYDEGKPDGATYNLLTTELEGAQVVGYPDADQRTTRYGYDAHNGGVSGWTLKKYTSMTADAGSGGTPLTAYGVFDSAGRATSSWGLGSSGSDARAQETIYYTAGANARDAACGNRPEWAGQACVHRPVGAVTGHDPARMTSTLPERRVTRYDRYGEAAETVETVAGKTRTTVTTFDAAGRSTGVSITSAEGTAIEEVTTTYDPANGTIATTRKGNATISREYDQLGRLMKYTDAAGAATVTEFDRFDKPTKVTDPTGWMTLTYNRAAEPRGLLTSVTDSVAGTLMGKYSPDGQLVEMTYPGGVTRRDRLDANQEPVERTYTRDSDGAVLYSESIVENSAGKVVNHDYTGGSKVYSYDRQGRLSRVQHDSAMAGGCVTRAYTYDSRTNRTDKRTYEPAEDGECQQGTVAAQEGHTYDSADRITDAGYSYDAFGRTTALPGGLTNTYYVNDLVAGQQVGDAKQTWTLDPAHRFLGVTGQTLVDDAWVTSTSRLNHYADDSDEVSWVVEDTATGAITRNVSGLDDDLVATTSSDGDVLLHLTNLHGDVAVTVDRELTEPQVFDYDEFGVPAEGQASQRYGWLGGKQRSGDTLGGLILMGVRLYSPVLGRFLQVDPVDGGSAGPYDYCSADPVNCNDLDGKSLWGKIKSGFRKTVRFVRKNPAFVCATVSLFTPPPFNIVFGAAAVGFSARSAYKNIKARRYGAAAFDIIGAIPGGGSVFRGLGAMRKAAQARKISKGIRKAKGYRGAKKDKRKIIKARNKKIRDQRRLQRKEKWWGKWDKRAAWPAAGAYTACGYHRSCSRRTRWIR, from the coding sequence GTGCGGTCACGCGTGTTCGGGTGGATGGGGACCGGTCGAGTGCCGGCGTGGTGGCGCTGGACGGCGTACGCGCTGATCCTCGCACTCACCGCCGGTCTGATCGAGGCGCCCGCGGCGCCGGCTCGGGCCGCCGTGCCCGCCCCGCAGCGGCAGGCCCCGGCGGCGGGGAAGTCGCCCTGCCCGGCCGATCGGGCGGACGACGCGTCCGCGGCGGTCGCGGCGAAGCTGTGCGGCGCCCGGGTGGAGGTGTCGAACCGGCGCAGCGAGACGACCCAGGTGTTCGCGAATCCGGACGGCACGTACACCGAGGAGCGGTCGCTGGCGCCGGTGCGGTTCCGCGACGGCGGCGAGTGGCGCGCCGTGGACCTGGACCTGGTGCCGCAGCCGGACGGCTCGGTGGCGCCGAAGGGGCATCCGGGCGGGCTGCGGTTCGCCGGCGCGGTAACGGGCGCGGGCGAGCACGAGGTGGTGTCGCTGGGGCAGGACGACGCGCGAACGAGCGTGTCGTGGAACGGTCCGTTGCCGCGGCCGGTGCTGTCCGGGCGGACGGTGACCTACCCGGAGGTCCTGCCGGGTGTGGACCTGGTGTTCGAGGCGCACGCGACCGGCTACCAGCAGCTGTTCGTGGTGAAGGACCGGGCGGCGCTGGCCCGGGTGCGGAAGCTGTCGCTGCCGATGCGGACGGGGAAGCTGACGGCTGCGGGCGACGGCATGGGCGGGCTGCTGTTCAAGGACCGGTCGGGCCGGGCGGTCGCCCGGGCGCAGACGCCGGAGATGTGGGACGCGGAGGTGCTGCCCCAGTCGCTGGAGCATGTCCGCCGGGGCCCGGTGGCGTTGCGGACGGTGGCGAAGGGCGCCGGCCGGTCGGTGCTGGAGCTGACGCCGGACGCGGAGTTCCTGGCCCGGGAGGACCTGAGGTTCCCCGTGACCATCGATCCGCCGACGTCGCTGTCGCCGGCGTTCGACACCTTCGTGCAGAACGGGTTCACCAGCGACCAGTCCGGCTCGAGCGAGCTGAAGCTGGGCTACTACAGCGAGGGCGGCAGCACCGGCACCGCCCGGTCGTACCTGCGGCTGACCACAAGTGGCATCTATGACGCCCAGATCACCAGCGCCAAGCTCAAGCTGTGGAACTACCACTCGTGGTCCTGCACCGCGAACCAGTGGGAGGCGTGGCAGACGGACTACGTGGACTCCTCGGCGCGCTGGACCAACCAGCCGACCGCGCGGGTGAAGGCCGGCACCTCCACCGAGACCAAGGGGTACAGCTCCTCCTGCGCCGACGGCTGGGTCTACGTGGACGTCACCAAGGCGCTGCAGTCGGCGGCCAGCTCGCACTGGCCCACCACCAGCCTGATGGTGCGGGCGACGTCGGAGACGCAGGGCTCGTGGAAGAGGTTCCACTCGGCGGAGGGCGCGAACCCGCCGCTGGTCACCATCACCTACAACACGCCGCCCACCGCGCCGACCGGTCTCGCCGTCGCGCCGTGCTACACGGCCTGCGGCGCGGGAGCGCGTACCGCGTCGCTGCGGCCGACCCTGTCCGCGAAGCTGGCCGACTCGAACACCACCCAGGCCCTGCAGGCCGAGTTCGAGGTACGGAACAAGGCGACCTCGGCCACCGTCGCCACCTCCGGGCTGCGCTCCGGCAGCCCAGCCTGGACGAACGGGGCCACCGCCTCCTGGCAGGTCGCGGTGGACCTGGCGAACAACACCACCTACCAGTGGCGGGTACGCACCAAGGACCCGTACGGCTACAGCGCCTGGACCGGGTGGACCGACCTGACCGTCGACACCGACAAGCCCGGCGTGCCGTTCGTCTCGGCCACGATCTACCTCAACGATGGCCAGCCGCACGGCGGCGCGGAGCAGCCGGACACGTTCACCTTCACCCCGGCCTCCGGCACCACCGACCTGGCCGCGTTCGTCTACAAGCTCGACTACGAGTCGTCGGCGACGACGGTGGCCGCGACCGGCACCACGAAGGTGACGATCGCCCCGCGCGACGGGCGCCGGACGCTCACCGTGCAGGCCAAGGACGCGGCGGGCAACCTGTCCAACGCCAACAGCTACGTCTTCGACGCCGGTAACGCGGCGCTCGCCCAGCCGCTGCCCGGGGCGAACGTGGTGCGGCGGACCAAGGTGCAGGTGACCACCCCGGTGGCGGGGTACACCAGGGCGTACTTCGAGTACCGGCGCGGCCCGGGTGGGTCCGTCCTGCCGGTGCCCTCGGCGAACCTCACCAACGCGGCCGGCGCGCCGATCACCGCGACCGCGGCCAGCCCGGTGACGCTGTCCAGCCTCGGCGGGCACGCGATCTGGAACGCCACGGACACCCTCGGCCTGGTCGGCGGCGTCGTCGAGCTGCGGGCGCAGATCTACACCAACACGTCGACAACGCCCGTCTACGCCACGCCGTGGGTCCGGATCACCGTGGACTCCTCGGGTGGTGGCGGTGCGTCCGAGCCGATCGGGCCGGGCGAGGTGAACCTGCTCACCGGTGACTTCTCGCTGAACGAGACCGACGTCGACGTGCTCGGCCTGGCCGTGACGCGCACGTCCGCCTCGCGTGACGCGGGCGCCGGCTGGCAGCGGATGCCGGAGCGGCTCACCGCCAACCAGCAGCAGATCTCCACCGACCTGACCGGTTTCACCGTGGCGAGCAGCAGCTCGGCCGCCCGCTCCACGGCGCGCGGCCAGGGCGAGGTCACCCCGGTGGCCTCGCTCGAGATCACCCCGGTGACGACGACCAGCAACGACACGTACGTGGCGGTCGGCGGTGACAACGGCGGGCTGCGCCTCGGCATGGCGGCCGGCAAGACGTACCGGATGACCGGTTGGATCTTCGTGCCGTCGAGCACCGGCCTGGTCCCCGGGTACGCCAGCCGTGGGCTGCGCATCGTCGGCCTCTACAAGGTCGGCGCGAACTACTTCGAGGTCGCCTCGCCGATGGCCGGCTTCACCGAGGGGTGGCAGGAGCTGTCGGTGGACATGACGGTGCCCGCCGGGGCCACCGAGGCGTTCTTCCGGCTCTACAACGGCATGCAGGGCGGATCCGGCAAGAAGGTCTACTGGGACAACCTCTCCGTCACCGAGCTGGTGGCTCCGTTCGGTCCCGCCTGGTCCGGCGGCGTCAGCAGCGGCGACGACGAGTCCGCCGTCGACTACACCACGCTGACCTTCCCGCAGCCGTCCGTGGCGCAGGTCAACACGGTCGACGGTGGCTGGATCACCTTCTCCAGGAACGCCGACGGCGTCTCGTACACCCCTGAGCCGGGGGCCGAGGGGCTGATCCTGACGAAGTACAGCTCGACCGCCTACCGGCTCACCGACATCGAGGGCACGGTCAGCGAGTTCACCCAGCAGGGCGGGGTTTGGACGCTCGACTCGTCGTGGACGCCGGACTCGTCGAGCACCACCCGCTACCTCTACGACACCAGCGGCGGCCGGTCACTGCTGAAGAAGGTGATCAGCCCGGTCGAGCCGGGCGTGGACGACGCGAACCGGTGCACCGGCGCCACGCCCGCACGCGGCTGCGAGGTCCTGGAGTACGTCTACGCCACCAGCACGACCTCCGGGCTCAGCCAGTCCGTGTTCGGCGACTACACCGACCGGGTGTCAGCGGTGAAGCTGTGGAGCTGGGACCCCACGGCCGCCGCGGTCACCGCCGTGGAGGTCGCCCGGTACGCGTACGACAACCTGGGCCAGCTCCGCCAGGTCTGGGACCCGCGGATCAGCCCGGCGCTGAAGACGGCGTACGGCTACGACGCCGCCGGCCGGGTGAACAGCACGACACCCCCCGGCGAGCTGCCGTGGACGGCCGACCACGGCAATCCTGACGTCGACTCGGCGGCGCTGCGCTGGGACCTGGACGCCGGCTCGGGCACGACCGTCGCCGACTCCTCCGGCTCCGGCCGCAACGGCACCATGGCCTCCGGGGTGAACTGGACCCAGGGCAACGATCCGAACAACCCGGCCGACCGCGCCGCGAACTTCACCGGCGTCAGCGGGCAGCAGATCTCCGTGGCCGGCACCGCCCTGTCCAACACCGCCTCCTACACGGTCTCGGCGTGGGTGCGGCTGACCGACAAGTCCACCAACCGGACCGTGCTGTCCAGGGACGGCTCGTACACCTCGGCGTTCCTGCTCAACTACGTGCAACTCGAAGACCGGTGGGCGTTCGGCCGGATCAGCTCGGACAGCGGCACGGGTACGCCGATCCGCGCTTACTCCAACGCGGCCCCCGTGCTCGGGCAGTGGACCCACCTGGCCGGCGTCTACGACACCGCCACCGGGAAGATGACCCTCTACGTCAACGGGGTTGCCCAGTCCACCACCGCCGCGACCGGCGGCTGGAACGGCTCCGGCAACTACGCGGTCGGCCGTTCCCTGTGGAACGGACTGCCGACCAACGCGTGGGCGGGGGGCATCGACGACGTACGGATCTACGGCAAGGCACTCGCCGCCGCCCAGGTCGCCACCCTCGCCGGGGACGAGGATCCCGGACGGCTGCTGCGGGTACGCCGGGCCGCGTTGAAGGCCGGCACGAAGAGCACCACCGACGGCGAGGTGGCCAGCAACGTCGTCTACCGCGTGCCGCTGACCAGGGCGGCCGGCGGACCGTACGACCTCAGCGCCGCCGCGGCCGCGACCTGGGGCCAGGCCGACGTGCCCACCGACGCGACCGCCGTGTTCGACCCGGAGGACAACCCGGGGCGGAACAACGCCACCCCGTCCTCGCCCGGCACGTCCGGATACCCCTACGCCACCGTGCACTACCTCAACGCCAACGGCCAGGAGGTGAACACCGCCAACCCCGGCGGGCACATCGACACCGAGGAGTACGACCGGTTCGGCAACGTGATCCGGACGCTCTCGGCCACCGACCGGGCGCTCGCCCTGGGCACGCTGCCGGACGCGGCGACCTACCTCGACGAGCTGGGCCTCTCCGGCTCGGACACCGCGTCGCGGGCGCAGGCCCTGTCGACCGTCAACCGCTACAGCAGTGACGGCCTGACCCTGCTCGACACGCTCGGCCCCACCATGACGATGGTGGTGGAGGACGGGCTGGCCGATCCCGACGGCACCGGTCCGCTTGCGGCGGTGCCCGCCGGCGCGGCCGTCATCGGCCGGACGCACACCATCCGCCGGTACGACGAGGGCAAGCCGGACGGGGCGACGTACAACCTGCTCACCACGGAGCTCGAGGGCGCGCAGGTGGTCGGTTACCCGGACGCCGACCAGCGCACCACCCGCTACGGGTACGACGCGCACAACGGCGGTGTCTCCGGGTGGACGCTGAAGAAGTACACGTCGATGACGGCGGACGCCGGATCCGGTGGCACCCCGCTGACCGCGTACGGCGTCTTCGACTCCGCCGGCCGCGCCACCTCCTCCTGGGGGCTGGGCTCCAGCGGCAGCGACGCCCGGGCGCAGGAGACGATCTACTACACCGCGGGTGCCAACGCACGCGACGCCGCGTGCGGCAACCGGCCGGAGTGGGCCGGGCAGGCCTGCGTCCACCGGCCCGTCGGCGCGGTCACCGGGCACGACCCGGCCCGGATGACCAGCACGCTGCCCGAGCGGCGGGTCACCCGCTACGACCGGTACGGCGAGGCGGCCGAGACCGTCGAGACGGTGGCCGGCAAGACCCGTACGACCGTCACCACCTTCGACGCGGCCGGCCGCAGCACCGGGGTGAGCATCACCTCGGCGGAGGGCACCGCGATCGAGGAGGTGACCACCACCTACGACCCGGCGAACGGGACGATCGCCACGACCCGCAAGGGCAACGCGACGATCAGCCGAGAGTACGACCAGCTCGGCCGGCTGATGAAGTACACCGACGCCGCCGGCGCCGCCACCGTCACCGAGTTCGACCGGTTCGACAAGCCGACGAAGGTCACCGACCCGACCGGCTGGATGACCCTCACCTACAACCGGGCCGCCGAGCCGCGGGGTCTGCTCACCAGCGTCACCGACAGCGTGGCGGGCACCTTGATGGGCAAGTACTCCCCGGACGGGCAACTGGTCGAGATGACCTACCCGGGCGGGGTGACCCGCCGCGACCGGCTCGACGCGAACCAGGAGCCGGTGGAACGCACCTACACCCGCGACTCCGACGGCGCGGTGCTCTATTCCGAGTCCATCGTGGAGAACAGCGCGGGGAAGGTCGTCAACCACGACTACACCGGCGGTAGCAAGGTCTACTCGTACGACCGGCAGGGGCGGCTCAGCCGCGTCCAGCACGACTCCGCGATGGCCGGCGGCTGTGTGACCCGCGCCTACACCTACGACAGCCGGACCAACCGGACCGACAAGCGCACCTACGAACCCGCCGAGGACGGCGAGTGCCAGCAGGGCACCGTCGCGGCACAGGAGGGACACACCTACGACAGCGCCGACCGGATCACCGACGCGGGCTACTCCTACGACGCGTTCGGTCGCACCACCGCGCTGCCGGGCGGGCTGACCAACACCTACTACGTCAACGACCTGGTCGCCGGTCAGCAGGTCGGCGACGCCAAGCAGACGTGGACCCTGGATCCCGCCCACCGCTTCCTCGGGGTGACCGGCCAGACGCTGGTGGACGACGCCTGGGTGACCTCGACCTCCCGCCTCAACCACTACGCCGACGACTCCGACGAAGTGAGCTGGGTGGTCGAGGACACCGCGACGGGCGCGATCACCCGCAACGTCTCCGGCCTGGACGACGACCTGGTGGCGACCACGTCGAGCGACGGCGACGTGCTGCTGCACCTGACCAACCTGCACGGCGACGTCGCCGTCACGGTCGACCGGGAGCTCACCGAGCCGCAGGTGTTCGACTACGACGAGTTCGGCGTGCCGGCCGAGGGTCAGGCCAGCCAGCGCTACGGCTGGCTGGGTGGCAAGCAGCGCTCGGGTGACACGCTGGGCGGGCTGATCCTGATGGGGGTGCGTCTCTACAGCCCCGTGCTCGGCCGCTTCCTGCAGGTCGACCCGGTCGACGGCGGCAGCGCCGGCCCGTACGACTACTGCTCCGCGGACCCGGTCAACTGCAACGACCTGGACGGCAAGTCACTGTGGGGCAAGATCAAGAGCGGGTTCCGGAAGACCGTACGCTTCGTCCGGAAGAACCCGGCGTTCGTGTGCGCGACGGTGTCCCTGTTCACCCCGCCGCCGTTCAACATCGTGTTCGGCGCCGCCGCGGTCGGCTTCTCCGCCCGCTCCGCGTACAAGAACATCAAGGCCCGCCGGTACGGGGCCGCCGCCTTCGACATCATCGGGGCGATCCCCGGCGGCGGTAGCGTGTTCCGCGGCCTCGGCGCGATGCGCAAGGCGGCCCAGGCCCGCAAGATCTCGAAGGGAATCAGAAAGGCCAAGGGCTACCGCGGCGCCAAGAAGGACAAGCGGAAAATCATCAAGGCCCGGAACAAGAAGATCCGCGACCAGCGGCGGCTGCAGCGCAAGGAGAAGTGGTGGGGCAAGTGGGACAAGCGGGCCGCCTGGCCGGCCGCCGGTGCCTACACCGCCTGCGGCTACCACCGGAGCTGCAGCCGGCGGACCCGGTGGATCAGATAG
- a CDS encoding glycoside hydrolase family protein — protein sequence MSSVESYFSPASAERAGVSDPDLARGPTASAADLFNGTATLAQPTRSPFPGTIGGHAESTSIIWNGQYLMYYRTFISPSGATCSIPQGVALATSSDSGATWTPVNGGRPLPALQTVQPGQSCAFDDSVDSTWVYSPDVIADGSRLVMVFEQRDHDPNYAGPGQGRSLHTIRYVTSTDGRNWSNRTLLLSPGPVGAWDDEIGTPDIEKDGSGYLLTFHGHDATGRLSQTRGLVRLDALNGEYTGVRQKINLSPTPDWANYGIGKSNMTRGSDGYWYIIFEAFSGASGECGRTDTRTVVGIARSTDAVTWSPAPAPLINGRDGLSCGYDMPSWQILGDVRGIVTPNDPPEGGSLVRWDIVGKGPRG from the coding sequence GTGAGTTCCGTCGAATCCTATTTTTCGCCGGCGTCGGCCGAACGTGCTGGCGTGTCGGACCCGGATCTGGCGAGGGGGCCCACCGCCTCGGCGGCTGACCTGTTCAACGGGACGGCGACCCTGGCCCAGCCGACCCGGTCCCCGTTTCCCGGGACCATCGGTGGGCACGCCGAGAGCACCTCGATCATCTGGAACGGGCAGTACCTCATGTACTACCGGACCTTCATCAGCCCGAGCGGGGCCACCTGCTCCATCCCGCAGGGCGTGGCGCTGGCGACCTCGAGCGACAGCGGAGCCACCTGGACGCCGGTGAACGGGGGACGTCCGCTGCCCGCCCTGCAGACGGTCCAGCCGGGCCAGAGCTGCGCCTTCGACGACAGCGTCGACAGCACGTGGGTCTACTCACCGGACGTCATCGCCGACGGGTCCCGCCTGGTGATGGTGTTCGAACAGCGTGACCACGACCCGAACTACGCCGGCCCGGGCCAGGGGCGGAGCCTGCACACCATTCGTTATGTCACCAGCACCGACGGGCGCAACTGGTCGAACAGAACGCTTCTGCTCTCACCAGGCCCGGTCGGTGCCTGGGACGATGAAATCGGGACGCCCGACATCGAAAAGGACGGCAGCGGCTACCTCCTGACGTTCCACGGGCACGACGCGACCGGGCGCCTGAGCCAGACGCGCGGCCTGGTGCGGCTCGACGCGCTGAACGGTGAGTACACCGGCGTCCGCCAGAAGATCAACCTGTCGCCGACTCCGGACTGGGCGAACTACGGCATCGGCAAGAGCAACATGACCCGCGGCTCCGACGGCTACTGGTACATCATCTTCGAGGCGTTCTCGGGGGCCAGCGGAGAGTGCGGTCGTACGGACACCAGGACGGTGGTCGGCATCGCGCGTAGCACCGACGCCGTCACCTGGTCGCCGGCGCCAGCGCCGTTGATCAACGGCCGTGACGGTCTCAGCTGCGGATACGACATGCCCTCCTGGCAGATCCTCGGCGACGTGCGAGGCATCGTCACGCCCAACGACCCGCCGGAGGGCGGCAGCCTGGTGCGCTGGGACATTGTCGGCAAGGGCCCGCGTGGGTGA
- a CDS encoding MGDG synthase family glycosyltransferase → MASRQIHRVLVVGAPFGDGHMRAAEAVGRLLRQRNPDLDVAVEDISVHLFRPLPLDRALRSAYRWSSTHFRGRPHQGLYRVAGRWPGLVCGLSDLAVGRSAQRWLRRMAPDLVIATHPVAGYLCARRLAARDVPVVPLVTDSGPVNRIWFHGRYHRLLLTDPGTREHAVRELDRNADVAVVGAPVLPALQRRRQRVESRHTLGLDQRFTVLLTAGGAGLGRGVLAAARHLADSGLDVQLILNAGDNRALLARFQEIAVDRPCLVRGPSDDFEVLLAACDLVVGKAGWFTLNEAAFSGRPTLIVDAVPGQEECNARAAEALGMARRVQPAEIVPWVRRYADAPDLLRADFRVDGPAEFVAGWPLRLADALGDLLRIAGPTSGPGGSAG, encoded by the coding sequence GTGGCGAGCAGACAGATACACCGGGTGCTCGTGGTTGGCGCGCCGTTCGGGGACGGCCACATGCGCGCGGCCGAGGCCGTCGGCCGTCTGCTCCGCCAGCGCAATCCCGACCTCGACGTGGCGGTGGAGGACATCTCCGTCCACCTGTTCCGACCGCTACCCCTCGACCGGGCCCTGCGCAGCGCGTACCGCTGGTCCAGCACCCACTTCCGCGGGCGTCCGCACCAGGGGCTCTACCGGGTGGCGGGCAGGTGGCCGGGCCTCGTCTGCGGGTTGTCGGACCTCGCGGTGGGCAGATCGGCGCAGCGGTGGCTGCGACGGATGGCACCGGACCTCGTCATCGCCACCCATCCGGTGGCCGGTTACCTGTGCGCGCGGCGGCTGGCGGCACGGGACGTACCCGTGGTTCCGCTCGTGACGGACAGCGGACCGGTCAACCGGATCTGGTTCCACGGCCGGTACCACCGGCTGCTGCTGACCGATCCGGGGACTCGGGAGCACGCCGTCCGGGAGCTGGACCGGAACGCGGACGTCGCCGTCGTCGGCGCCCCGGTGCTCCCCGCACTACAGCGGCGCCGGCAGCGGGTGGAGTCCCGGCACACGCTCGGCCTCGACCAGCGGTTCACCGTGCTGCTGACCGCGGGCGGTGCCGGGCTGGGGCGCGGGGTGCTCGCGGCCGCCCGGCACCTGGCTGACAGCGGTCTCGACGTGCAGTTGATCCTGAACGCGGGAGACAACAGGGCGTTGCTGGCCCGCTTCCAGGAGATCGCTGTCGATCGACCATGTCTGGTTCGTGGGCCGTCCGACGACTTCGAGGTGCTGCTGGCGGCCTGCGACCTGGTCGTGGGCAAGGCCGGGTGGTTCACCCTCAACGAGGCGGCGTTCAGCGGCCGGCCGACCCTGATCGTCGATGCGGTTCCCGGACAGGAGGAGTGCAACGCCCGCGCCGCCGAGGCGTTGGGAATGGCCCGGCGGGTGCAGCCGGCCGAGATCGTCCCGTGGGTACGCAGGTACGCCGATGCGCCGGACCTGCTGCGCGCCGACTTCCGAGTGGACGGCCCCGCCGAGTTCGTGGCCGGATGGCCGCTGCGCCTGGCCGACGCGCTCGGCGACCTGCTGCGGATCGCCGGCCCCACGAGCGGCCCGGGCGGCAGCGCCGGGTAG